From Neobacillus sp. PS2-9, the proteins below share one genomic window:
- a CDS encoding NADH-dependent flavin oxidoreductase encodes MNSKYSALFESFTFRSNVSLKNRIVMAPMTNFSSNPDGTVTDAEVNYYARRSAGVGMVITACTYVTENGKGFHGEFGGDRDELIPSLRQLASGIKDQGAKAILQIFHGGRQVPPELVPNGDVVSASAVPSEGEGKPVPRELTDQEVESIINDFGETTRRAIEAGYDGVEIHGANGYLIQQFFSPHSNHREDRWGGSLEKRLTFPLAVVDEVKRVAAEHTTGPFLIGYRFSPEEAETPGITMADTLVLIDALAKKDLDYLHVSLQDFWSKPRRGVDDTRSRIEIIQERVGDQVPVIGVGSIYTVDDAIQAIQTGVPLIALGREIIIDPDWVQKVADGREDEIVTKIDKDKQQELVIPDPLWQAIIHSPGWFPGIE; translated from the coding sequence ATGAATTCTAAGTATAGTGCATTATTTGAGTCGTTTACGTTTCGGAGTAATGTTTCGTTGAAGAATAGGATCGTGATGGCTCCTATGACCAATTTCTCATCCAACCCGGATGGGACTGTCACAGATGCTGAAGTTAATTATTATGCAAGACGTTCTGCAGGTGTGGGTATGGTTATTACTGCTTGCACATATGTTACAGAAAATGGGAAAGGGTTTCACGGGGAATTTGGGGGAGACCGTGATGAATTGATTCCGAGCCTTCGACAGCTGGCTTCAGGGATTAAGGACCAAGGTGCAAAAGCGATTCTGCAAATATTTCACGGTGGCCGCCAAGTGCCACCTGAATTAGTTCCGAATGGGGATGTGGTTAGCGCAAGTGCTGTTCCTTCCGAAGGTGAAGGGAAACCAGTTCCAAGGGAATTAACGGATCAGGAAGTAGAATCCATTATAAATGACTTTGGTGAGACTACTCGTCGGGCAATAGAAGCGGGGTACGATGGGGTAGAAATTCACGGAGCAAACGGATACCTTATTCAACAATTTTTTTCTCCACATTCGAATCATCGTGAAGATCGATGGGGAGGAAGTTTGGAGAAACGACTTACGTTTCCGCTCGCTGTTGTCGACGAAGTTAAGAGAGTAGCCGCGGAACATACAACCGGACCGTTTTTGATTGGCTATCGCTTCTCACCTGAAGAGGCAGAAACACCTGGGATTACGATGGCAGATACATTGGTTTTAATTGATGCATTAGCTAAAAAAGATCTTGATTATTTACACGTTTCCCTTCAGGATTTTTGGTCCAAGCCAAGACGTGGGGTGGACGATACTCGCTCTCGAATTGAAATTATTCAAGAACGGGTTGGTGATCAGGTTCCTGTTATTGGAGTGGGCTCGATTTATACCGTGGATGATGCAATACAAGCAATTCAAACGGGAGTGCCATTAATTGCATTAGGACGCGAAATCATTATTGATCCTGATTGGGTGCAAAAGGTAGCGGATGGCAGGGAAGACGAAATTGTTACAAAAATAGATAAAGATAAGCAGCAGGAACTGGTTATCCCTGATCCACTCTGGCAAGCAATTATCCATTCACCAGGTTGGTTTCCAGGGATTGAATAA
- a CDS encoding glycerate kinase — protein MKIVIAPDSFKESLSALEVAEAIEKGFKYHFPNAEYVKIPMADGGEGSVQSLVDATGGEIIRKTVTGPLGEPAEAFFGMLGNKRTAVIEMAAASGLHLVPREKRNPLITTTRGTGELISAALDYGATHIIIGIGGSATNDGGAGMAKALGVGLFDKNGMEIGEGGGALGKLASIDLAQLDSRLENIKIEVACDVDNPLTGERGASAIFGPQKGATPEMVEQLDCNLDHYASVIERELGKNIKEVSGAGAAGGLGGGLLAFLPSVLKRGVDIVIEATSLSKAVGDADLVITGEGKIDHQTIFGKTPIGVAKTAKKYDVPVIGIAGNLGKESQVVHDYGIDAIFSIVPGVVLLEDAFEHAAEYVERTAANIAAIWKMK, from the coding sequence ATGAAGATAGTTATTGCACCTGATTCATTTAAAGAAAGCCTCTCAGCTCTTGAGGTAGCTGAGGCAATTGAAAAAGGCTTTAAGTATCATTTTCCAAATGCAGAGTATGTAAAAATACCGATGGCAGACGGTGGAGAAGGGAGTGTTCAATCTCTTGTTGATGCAACCGGTGGAGAAATTATCCGCAAAACTGTCACGGGCCCTCTAGGAGAACCAGCCGAAGCGTTTTTCGGAATGCTTGGTAATAAACGTACGGCAGTAATTGAAATGGCGGCAGCTTCTGGGTTACACCTCGTTCCAAGAGAGAAACGAAATCCGTTAATTACCACAACGAGAGGAACAGGAGAACTAATATCAGCTGCTCTTGATTATGGTGCCACTCATATCATTATTGGAATCGGTGGAAGTGCTACTAATGACGGTGGTGCAGGGATGGCTAAAGCCCTTGGTGTGGGATTATTCGATAAGAATGGGATGGAAATTGGAGAAGGCGGTGGGGCGCTTGGTAAGTTAGCTTCAATCGACTTAGCTCAATTAGATTCACGTTTAGAGAATATTAAAATTGAGGTTGCCTGTGATGTAGATAATCCATTAACAGGAGAAAGAGGAGCTTCTGCTATTTTTGGTCCGCAAAAAGGAGCGACACCGGAAATGGTAGAGCAATTGGATTGTAATCTTGACCACTATGCTTCCGTTATTGAACGTGAACTTGGAAAAAATATTAAAGAAGTATCAGGAGCAGGAGCCGCTGGTGGGCTTGGAGGAGGATTGTTAGCCTTCTTACCGTCCGTATTAAAACGTGGTGTCGACATCGTGATTGAGGCAACTTCTCTTTCCAAAGCGGTAGGAGATGCTGATTTGGTCATCACGGGTGAAGGAAAAATTGATCATCAAACTATTTTTGGCAAGACACCAATTGGCGTAGCAAAAACAGCTAAAAAGTATGATGTACCTGTGATTGGAATTGCCGGAAACCTCGGAAAAGAGAGTCAAGTTGTTCATGATTATGGAATTGATGCTATTTTTAGTATTGTTCCTGGTGTTGTTTTACTTGAAGACGCCTTCGAACATGCAGCAGAATACGTAGAAAGAACAGCTGCCAATATCGCAGCCATTTGGAAGATGAAATAA
- a CDS encoding ATP-binding protein — protein sequence MKTSPTHINYRDLIPRQKGFVFKFEKKEEHFIHTFSEGDFLTTLGIDSTWIKGKTLFDFLPKEIAKQKNEFYEQAWRGTPVNYEGQMNGYYYIASLNPMVVNGQTVEVNGTAIDITTEKENEIKLRQMEKLSLVGELAAGIAHEIRNPLTSITGFTQIINESIQDPSLKGYLEIMLDELERINNIVSEFMFIAKPAEGFICKEINIGTLISSVLFFMKPQFNMNSVNITLDFDSSITAFCDPNQIKQVLINLLQNAVEATSTNKNIEISLKNESENYFSIKIRDYGSGISKERQKRLFEPFYTTKEKGTGLGLMVCKRIIENHHGTIYIKTQQGEGTVVTILLPKKMNN from the coding sequence ATGAAAACTTCTCCCACTCATATTAATTACCGCGACTTAATTCCAAGGCAAAAAGGGTTTGTCTTTAAGTTTGAAAAAAAAGAAGAACATTTTATCCATACATTTAGTGAGGGTGACTTTCTTACTACATTAGGAATTGACTCAACTTGGATTAAAGGAAAAACACTCTTTGATTTTTTACCAAAGGAAATTGCGAAACAGAAGAATGAATTTTATGAACAAGCGTGGAGAGGAACTCCAGTTAATTATGAAGGCCAAATGAATGGCTACTACTATATTGCCTCATTAAATCCGATGGTCGTTAACGGTCAAACAGTTGAAGTTAACGGAACAGCCATCGATATTACAACCGAAAAGGAAAACGAAATCAAGCTGAGGCAAATGGAGAAATTATCGCTCGTTGGTGAATTAGCAGCAGGAATTGCTCATGAAATCCGGAATCCCTTAACCTCAATAACAGGTTTTACACAGATTATTAATGAAAGTATTCAAGATCCTTCCTTAAAAGGTTACCTTGAAATTATGCTTGATGAATTGGAACGAATTAATAATATTGTTAGTGAGTTTATGTTTATAGCAAAACCAGCTGAAGGATTTATCTGTAAAGAGATTAATATTGGTACCTTAATCTCAAGTGTACTATTCTTCATGAAACCACAATTTAATATGAATAGCGTTAATATTACACTGGACTTTGACTCCTCCATTACTGCTTTTTGTGATCCGAATCAAATCAAACAGGTTTTAATCAACCTCCTACAAAATGCGGTTGAAGCAACATCTACTAATAAAAATATCGAAATATCGCTAAAAAACGAGAGTGAGAATTATTTTTCTATAAAAATAAGAGATTATGGCTCCGGCATTTCAAAAGAACGGCAGAAACGCTTATTCGAACCCTTCTATACGACGAAGGAAAAAGGAACAGGCTTAGGATTAATGGTATGTAAGCGAATCATAGAAAACCACCATGGAACAATCTACATCAAAACCCAACAAGGTGAAGGAACAGTGGTGACTATTTTACTTCCTAAAAAAATGAACAATTAA
- a CDS encoding TerC family protein has protein sequence MEFLLELLNSYSTFFSLDELREVFSNPASWGVIGSLVILEGLLSADNALVLAVLVKHLPKKQRKKALFYGIFGAYLFRIIAIGLGVTLINVGWIKIVGGHYLLWIVFQNFMKKDEEDEVQNKKMSFWKTVITVELMDIAFSLDSIIAAFGVSNQEWVLFLGGVLGILLMRGVANLFLALIERIPEFETTAFVLIAIIAIKMITSAFGYHLDEFVFFSILIIVFLGTFVVHAIKGNSGKERTM, from the coding sequence ATGGAATTCCTACTAGAACTGCTGAATAGCTATAGTACATTCTTTTCATTAGATGAATTACGAGAAGTTTTTTCAAATCCCGCTAGTTGGGGAGTAATTGGTTCTCTTGTTATTCTTGAGGGGTTATTATCCGCCGATAATGCGCTTGTTCTTGCAGTATTGGTGAAGCATTTGCCAAAAAAGCAGCGTAAGAAAGCTCTTTTCTATGGGATCTTCGGTGCGTATCTGTTTAGAATCATAGCGATTGGTCTTGGAGTGACCTTAATTAATGTGGGGTGGATCAAAATTGTAGGTGGTCATTATCTACTTTGGATTGTGTTTCAAAACTTTATGAAGAAGGATGAAGAAGACGAGGTTCAAAATAAGAAAATGAGTTTTTGGAAAACCGTGATAACTGTTGAGTTAATGGATATTGCGTTTAGTTTGGATAGTATCATCGCTGCATTCGGTGTTTCCAATCAGGAATGGGTATTATTTCTTGGGGGAGTATTAGGAATCTTACTGATGCGCGGAGTGGCCAATTTATTCCTTGCTTTAATTGAGAGGATACCAGAATTTGAGACTACTGCTTTCGTGTTAATTGCTATTATCGCCATAAAAATGATTACCTCTGCATTTGGCTATCATTTAGATGAATTTGTTTTCTTTTCTATTTTAATTATTGTGTTTTTAGGAACATTTGTGGTTCATGCCATAAAGGGGAACTCCGGCAAGGAGAGAACAATGTAA
- a CDS encoding transglutaminase domain-containing protein, with product MKKLIVLFLGAYAFFYLGQKDLLPSNDQVKNFLDYLDSPLKEESQLESAPSLPQVTNQETVDEQAATSSVPTTATDGKYQATEIQTYLVTVESGKLVVSGKPTPYGKYNQADGVILYIQEQRADKKTTIKVPFKKGKIQYEYPLSYTVGDVIINLDEYYNGKEDDPERVLGYAQYHLTDGDPYLLPSFMVQSKDPGLVALAQNITNGKKTDVEKSKAIFSWVAKNVAYNAPLVNSTNPPMYTSLQAYQSRNVLCSGYAHLSAALHRAVGIKTKVSYGENHAWNEVLLNGVWQAEDPTYGSGFINANTRKFVPHYQPAYFSKTDKQKEGEYPW from the coding sequence TTGAAAAAACTCATCGTTCTTTTTCTAGGGGCATATGCTTTTTTTTATCTTGGGCAAAAAGACCTTCTTCCTTCAAATGATCAAGTGAAAAATTTCTTAGACTACCTTGATTCTCCGTTGAAAGAGGAATCACAACTTGAGAGTGCTCCGAGTTTACCGCAGGTAACAAATCAGGAAACCGTTGATGAACAGGCGGCAACATCGTCGGTTCCAACTACAGCTACTGATGGGAAATATCAGGCTACTGAAATCCAAACTTATCTGGTAACGGTAGAGAGCGGAAAATTAGTGGTTTCAGGAAAACCAACACCCTATGGAAAATACAATCAGGCAGATGGGGTCATTTTATATATTCAAGAACAGCGGGCAGATAAGAAAACAACGATAAAGGTTCCTTTTAAAAAAGGGAAGATTCAATATGAATATCCGCTTTCCTATACAGTTGGAGATGTTATTATCAATTTGGATGAGTATTATAACGGCAAAGAAGATGACCCAGAACGGGTTCTCGGTTATGCTCAATACCATTTAACGGATGGTGATCCTTATTTATTACCAAGCTTTATGGTACAGAGCAAAGACCCGGGTCTAGTCGCGCTCGCACAAAATATAACTAATGGCAAAAAAACGGATGTAGAGAAATCTAAAGCTATTTTTTCCTGGGTAGCGAAAAATGTTGCTTATAATGCACCACTTGTTAATTCAACCAATCCACCTATGTATACTTCACTGCAAGCCTATCAATCTCGTAATGTTCTTTGTTCAGGATATGCGCATTTAAGTGCTGCGCTACACCGTGCGGTAGGGATTAAAACGAAAGTGTCTTACGGTGAAAACCACGCATGGAATGAAGTCCTGCTAAATGGTGTCTGGCAGGCAGAAGACCCAACCTATGGCTCAGGGTTTATTAACGCGAATACCCGAAAATTTGTTCCTCATTATCAACCAGCATATTTTTCGAAAACGGATAAACAAAAGGAAGGCGAATATCCGTGGTAA
- a CDS encoding TetM/TetW/TetO/TetS family tetracycline resistance ribosomal protection protein → MKKTIGMFAHVDAGKTTLAEQLLFHTKAIRQRGRVDHKDTFLDTHEIEKQRGITVFADQAKFTFNQSDYYLIDTPGHVDFSPEMERAIQVMDYAVIIISAVEGIEGHTETVWRLLQKHQVPTFFFINKTDRVGADVLRVKEEIRNNLTLDVCDITETLNEKEMKEELIEFLAERDETLLEKYMETGYQPDIWLETMRTMINGNELYPCAYGSALQDIGVESFLRKMDLLTSTNYDHHLPFAGRVYKIRYDDKGTRITFIKAVSGTLKVREEVSYANADVVLSEKITQIRIYNGNKFITVDQVSAGEIFAVTGLSSARAGDGLGALKEKAVYEMSSALKSRVIFDPSIHVKEVLRYFHILDAENPSLNVTWEERSQEIHIRVMGTIQLEVLKQLVKERFHLDVQFGEPEILYKETVESVVCGYGHFEPLGHYAEVHLKIEPADRNSGISFEIVCHTDDLPVGTQNLIRHHLYERDHHGLLTGSPLTDVKITLLTGRAHNKHTSGGDFREAAYRALRQGLEKAANVLLEPFYAFKMKLELDQLGKILTDIQNAHGTFDVPLTEGNKAILTGKVPVATFMNYGPEFASITQGKGTLNLVFGGYYPCHNPNQVMERINYNKDADPDYSSSSIFCSKGQGYSVPWDQAEAEMHCL, encoded by the coding sequence ATGAAGAAAACAATAGGTATGTTTGCGCATGTGGATGCAGGAAAAACCACATTGGCAGAGCAGCTTCTTTTTCATACGAAAGCGATTAGACAAAGAGGTCGTGTAGACCATAAGGATACCTTTCTCGATACACATGAAATAGAGAAACAAAGAGGCATTACCGTATTTGCAGACCAGGCTAAATTTACTTTTAATCAATCAGACTATTATCTGATAGACACTCCGGGCCATGTGGACTTTTCACCTGAAATGGAACGAGCCATTCAGGTAATGGATTATGCAGTAATCATTATTAGTGCCGTTGAGGGGATCGAGGGTCATACCGAGACAGTTTGGAGACTTTTACAAAAACATCAAGTTCCAACATTCTTCTTTATCAATAAAACAGACCGAGTAGGTGCGGATGTGCTCAGGGTCAAGGAAGAAATTCGAAACAATTTAACACTAGATGTATGTGATATAACCGAGACTCTGAACGAAAAGGAAATGAAAGAGGAATTAATTGAATTTTTAGCCGAACGAGATGAGACACTTTTGGAAAAATATATGGAAACCGGTTATCAGCCAGATATTTGGCTGGAAACAATGAGGACAATGATAAACGGAAACGAACTCTATCCGTGTGCATACGGCTCTGCATTGCAAGACATCGGTGTGGAGAGCTTTCTTAGAAAAATGGACTTATTAACCTCGACGAATTATGATCATCATTTACCCTTTGCAGGTAGAGTCTATAAGATACGCTATGATGACAAAGGTACAAGGATTACGTTTATAAAAGCTGTTAGCGGGACCCTTAAAGTTCGTGAAGAAGTGAGCTATGCTAATGCTGATGTCGTCCTTAGCGAAAAAATCACTCAGATTCGTATATACAATGGAAATAAATTTATCACCGTCGACCAGGTGTCTGCTGGTGAGATTTTCGCCGTGACAGGACTTTCATCCGCTCGTGCTGGGGATGGTTTAGGAGCATTAAAGGAAAAAGCCGTTTACGAAATGAGTTCTGCGCTAAAATCCAGGGTCATCTTTGACCCTTCAATACACGTAAAAGAGGTATTACGGTACTTCCATATTTTAGATGCAGAAAACCCCTCATTAAATGTTACGTGGGAGGAACGATCACAGGAAATTCACATTCGGGTCATGGGTACAATCCAGCTAGAGGTGTTAAAGCAATTAGTTAAGGAACGGTTTCACTTGGATGTCCAATTTGGGGAACCAGAAATATTATACAAAGAAACGGTTGAGTCTGTAGTTTGTGGGTATGGACATTTTGAACCGTTGGGCCATTATGCAGAGGTTCACCTTAAAATAGAGCCCGCAGATAGAAATAGCGGTATTTCTTTTGAGATTGTGTGCCATACGGATGATTTACCCGTTGGAACCCAAAACCTTATACGGCATCACCTTTATGAGCGGGATCACCATGGATTGTTAACGGGTTCTCCTCTTACGGATGTGAAAATCACTCTTTTGACAGGGCGGGCCCACAATAAGCATACCTCTGGTGGCGACTTTAGAGAGGCTGCCTACCGCGCTTTACGACAAGGTTTGGAAAAAGCTGCAAATGTGCTGTTGGAACCTTTCTATGCTTTTAAAATGAAACTAGAATTAGATCAACTAGGTAAGATTTTAACTGATATACAAAATGCACATGGTACCTTTGATGTCCCTCTTACAGAAGGGAACAAGGCTATTCTAACTGGTAAAGTTCCTGTTGCTACATTTATGAACTATGGCCCGGAATTTGCTTCGATTACACAAGGAAAAGGCACATTGAACCTAGTGTTTGGCGGTTATTACCCTTGTCACAATCCCAACCAGGTAATGGAGAGAATTAACTACAACAAGGACGCAGACCCAGACTATTCTTCGTCATCCATTTTTTGCTCAAAGGGACAAGGCTATTCTGTACCTTGGGATCAAGCGGAAGCGGAAATGCATTGTTTGTAG
- a CDS encoding LysE family transporter, which produces MSTSILISYIILGFTLAAPIGPVNSARLDKGIKNGFWHAWIVGAGSMIADGVFMLLVYLGMVQFLGIPVVQIFLWLFGGFVLIYSGIESIKNANTISLSYSRQKDSLFKCFLTGFIMSITSPLSILFWLGIYGSVLAKTAQTNGTESLLIYSSMIFLGLTFWDVFVAALTTGFRRLLNVKSLIAISIVSGASLIVFGLYFGYQGIDALLGDR; this is translated from the coding sequence TTGAGTACTAGTATATTAATTAGCTATATTATCTTGGGATTTACCTTAGCAGCACCAATTGGACCAGTGAATTCTGCTCGGTTGGATAAAGGGATAAAAAATGGTTTTTGGCATGCATGGATTGTGGGTGCTGGATCCATGATTGCAGATGGAGTTTTTATGCTTTTGGTCTATTTAGGAATGGTCCAATTTTTAGGGATTCCAGTTGTTCAAATCTTCCTTTGGTTATTCGGAGGGTTTGTTTTAATTTATTCAGGGATTGAAAGTATTAAGAATGCAAATACCATATCTCTTTCGTATAGTAGACAGAAGGACTCACTATTTAAGTGTTTTTTAACTGGATTCATTATGTCGATAACTAGCCCTTTATCCATTTTGTTTTGGTTAGGGATTTATGGATCGGTCTTGGCCAAAACAGCTCAAACAAACGGGACGGAGTCATTATTAATTTATAGTAGTATGATATTTCTTGGGCTCACTTTTTGGGACGTGTTTGTTGCAGCACTGACGACAGGGTTCCGAAGATTATTAAATGTGAAAAGTCTAATTGCTATTTCTATTGTATCCGGGGCATCGTTAATCGTATTTGGTTTATATTTTGGATATCAGGGAATCGACGCACTATTGGGTGATAGGTAA
- a CDS encoding SLC13 family permease yields the protein MDANIQVSALGAICALVIAIILILKKVSPAYGMIAGALIGGLIGGVDITNTVTLMMEGAKGIIPAVLRILAAGILAGVLIESGAAAVIAETIVKKLGETRALLALAVATLILTAVGVFIDVAVITVSPIALAIAKRAGISKTAILFAMIGGGKAGNLMSPNPNAIAASDAFKVPLTSIMAAGIIPAIVGLTITYFIAKKLVKKGSAIKDIEIQTHNGGKLPLFLPAIVAPLITIILLALRPLFDISIDPMIALPIGGIIGALVMGRGRKINEYAVSGLGKMSGVAIMLLGTGTLAGIIANSGLKDLLIEGLNALGLPGYVLAPVSGIFMSAATASTTAGTAVASQVFSGTILGMGVSAIAGAAMIHAGATVLDHLPHGSFFHATGGSVNMEIKERLKVIPYETLVGLTMAIISTLIYGVFHFFG from the coding sequence ATGGATGCAAATATTCAAGTAAGCGCTTTAGGAGCTATTTGTGCACTTGTAATAGCTATTATTTTAATTTTGAAAAAGGTTTCTCCTGCCTATGGCATGATCGCTGGAGCGTTAATCGGCGGACTAATTGGTGGGGTAGATATTACTAATACCGTAACCTTAATGATGGAAGGTGCGAAAGGCATTATTCCAGCTGTACTACGAATCTTAGCTGCTGGTATTCTTGCCGGTGTATTAATTGAATCGGGAGCAGCTGCGGTTATTGCAGAGACAATCGTCAAAAAATTAGGTGAAACAAGAGCTCTACTTGCCCTAGCGGTAGCTACCTTGATTTTAACAGCTGTTGGAGTTTTCATCGATGTAGCCGTTATCACTGTATCACCTATTGCCCTTGCGATTGCGAAAAGAGCGGGCATTTCGAAAACTGCGATCTTGTTTGCTATGATTGGTGGCGGTAAGGCAGGTAACCTCATGTCACCAAATCCCAATGCCATCGCCGCATCGGATGCCTTTAAGGTTCCCTTGACATCCATTATGGCGGCGGGTATTATCCCTGCCATTGTTGGGTTAACCATTACTTATTTTATAGCGAAAAAGCTAGTGAAAAAAGGATCAGCTATTAAAGATATTGAAATTCAAACACACAATGGAGGAAAACTTCCGCTCTTTTTACCAGCGATCGTTGCTCCACTTATAACCATAATTTTATTAGCATTAAGACCACTGTTTGATATCAGCATTGATCCGATGATTGCTCTACCAATTGGAGGGATTATTGGTGCATTGGTCATGGGTAGAGGAAGAAAAATCAATGAGTATGCTGTTTCTGGCTTAGGAAAAATGTCAGGTGTTGCGATTATGTTACTTGGAACAGGAACACTCGCAGGAATTATTGCTAATTCTGGTTTGAAGGACTTGTTAATCGAAGGTTTAAATGCACTAGGACTCCCAGGCTATGTACTTGCTCCAGTATCAGGTATTTTCATGTCAGCAGCAACTGCGTCCACTACTGCAGGAACAGCAGTGGCGAGCCAAGTGTTTAGTGGCACGATTTTAGGTATGGGTGTATCAGCTATTGCTGGTGCAGCTATGATTCATGCAGGTGCTACCGTATTAGATCACCTGCCACACGGAAGCTTTTTCCACGCAACTGGCGGAAGCGTAAACATGGAAATCAAAGAACGTTTGAAAGTTATTCCTTATGAAACGCTAGTTGGTTTAACCATGGCGATTATTTCAACCTTGATTTATGGAGTGTTTCACTTTTTCGGATAG
- a CDS encoding sugar diacid recognition domain-containing protein, with amino-acid sequence MKFLDQALAQEIVDRTMKIIKRNINVMNDKGIIIGSGDPTRIDSIHEGALRVIENQKEFEIEEHDTKGLHGVKAGINLPINFNNQVVGVIGITGAPEEIRNYGELVKMAAEMILQQAVLIDQMQWDERLKEELISQLLHGTENLNSLYFERVRRLGINLDIPRLAVIVTAKDRAKVFKTLRDRLDKEDLLVMHPDYLILLKKVTSQNVVRIRSELEKWTEATVKYLGLHSKLSIGNYHPELKGIADSYREAVETSFVGERIDPVKMIYFYDDYKIPVLLTRAKNLGIGEELQNYYRTLQENDKKGELVETLLAFIEENGDVHNITGKLFIHRNTLRYRLDKITEITGKDPRKIKDLLEIYLSVIQVLIK; translated from the coding sequence ATGAAATTTTTAGATCAAGCATTGGCTCAGGAAATCGTCGATCGAACGATGAAAATTATTAAGCGAAATATTAATGTCATGAATGATAAAGGGATTATTATTGGCTCAGGAGATCCAACTCGAATTGATTCCATTCATGAAGGGGCTCTGCGTGTTATTGAAAACCAAAAGGAATTTGAAATCGAGGAACACGATACAAAAGGGCTACATGGAGTGAAAGCAGGAATCAACCTTCCGATTAATTTTAATAATCAGGTGGTAGGTGTTATTGGAATTACTGGAGCTCCTGAAGAGATTCGTAACTACGGGGAACTGGTAAAAATGGCAGCGGAAATGATTCTGCAACAGGCTGTTTTAATCGATCAAATGCAGTGGGATGAACGCTTGAAGGAAGAATTAATTAGCCAGCTTCTGCATGGAACAGAAAACCTCAATTCTCTCTATTTTGAAAGAGTTCGCCGCTTAGGAATCAATTTGGATATCCCGCGTCTTGCTGTGATTGTAACAGCTAAGGACAGGGCGAAGGTATTCAAGACTTTACGCGACCGATTGGATAAGGAAGATTTATTAGTCATGCATCCAGATTATTTGATTCTTCTTAAAAAAGTTACGAGCCAGAATGTAGTTAGGATTAGGAGTGAACTAGAGAAATGGACTGAAGCAACTGTTAAATATCTGGGGTTACACAGTAAACTTAGTATCGGAAACTATCATCCTGAATTAAAAGGAATTGCCGATTCCTATCGTGAGGCTGTTGAAACTTCATTTGTTGGTGAGCGTATTGATCCGGTAAAAATGATTTATTTTTATGATGATTATAAAATTCCTGTCCTGCTAACAAGAGCAAAGAATCTTGGAATTGGGGAAGAACTACAAAATTATTATCGAACCCTACAAGAGAATGATAAAAAAGGGGAATTGGTTGAAACGTTATTGGCGTTTATTGAGGAAAACGGGGATGTACATAATATTACAGGAAAGTTATTCATTCATCGAAATACATTAAGATATCGGCTGGATAAGATAACTGAAATAACAGGGAAGGACCCGAGAAAGATTAAGGATTTGCTCGAAATTTACTTATCTGTTATTCAAGTGTTGATAAAGTAA